A window from Nycticebus coucang isolate mNycCou1 chromosome X, mNycCou1.pri, whole genome shotgun sequence encodes these proteins:
- the LOC128577265 gene encoding L-lactate dehydrogenase A-like 6B, which translates to MNEDKLKGETMDLQHGSCFVKMPNITSSKDYLITANSNVVIITTGARQEKGETCLNLVPRNGSIFKLMISSIAQYSPLCKLIIVSNPVGILTYVAWKLSSFPKNRVMRSGCSLDTSHFRFFIGQKLGIHSESCHGWVLEEHGDSSVPLWSRVNITGVPLKDLNSDIGTDKDPEQWENIHKEVIVVIASAYEIIKMKGYTNWGIGLSVADLTESVLKNLRRTHPVSTIIKGLYGIDEEVFISVPCILGANGITDLIKIKLTSEEEAHLKKSAKTFWEIPKDLKL; encoded by the exons ATGAATGAAGACAAACTGAAGGGTGAGACAATGGATCTTCAGCATGGCAGCTGTTTCGTGAAAATGCCAAATATTACTAGCAGCAAAGATTACCTTATCACGGCCAATTCCAACGTAGTGATAATCACCACAGGTGCACGCCAAGAAAAGGGAGAAACGTGCCTTAATTTAGTCCCGAGAAATGGGAGCATCTTCAAATTAATGATTTCTAGTATTGCACAGTACAGCCCTCTCTGCAAACTGATTATTGTTTCCAACCCAGTGGGTATCTTAACTTATGTAGCCTGGAAGTTGAGTTCTTTTCCAAAAAACCGTGTTATGAGAAGTGGCTGTAGTCTGGATACTTCTCATTTTCGTTTTTTCATTGGGCAGAAGCTTGGCATCCACTCTGAAAGCTGTCATGGATGGGTCCTGGAAGAGCATGGGGACTCAAGTGTTCCTCTGTGGAGTAGAGTGAACATCACTGGTGTCCCTTTAAAGGATCTGAACTCTGATATAGGAACTGATAAAGATCCTGAGCAATGGGAAAATATCCACAAAGAAGTgattgtgg tgattgcCAGTGCCTATGAGATTATTAAAATGAAAGGTTACACCAATTGGGGGATTGGCCTATCCGTAGCTGATTTAACAGAAAGTGTTTTGAAGAATCTTAGGAGAACACATCCGGTTTCCACCATAATTAAGGGCCTCTATGGAATAGATGAAGAAGTATTCATCAGTGTTCCTTGTATCCTGGGAGCAAATGGTATTACAGACCTTATAAAGATTAAGCTGACATCTGAAGAGGAAGCCCATCTAAAGAAGAGCGCAAAAACGTTTTGGGAAATTCCGAAGGACCTTAAGCTTTAA